The following is a genomic window from bacterium.
CTTTTCTTAAAAATCCAACGAGTAACGAAGCCACCGCACCTGCGGGAAGCCCAAGGATATTTTTTATCACCGGTCCTGCTAACTTACTTATGAAATCTATAATTCCAAGCGAATACAGGATGTTCACAATAAATACTCCTAAGAGCATAAAAGGTATTGCCCCTTTCAAAAATCCTTTAACACGCATCCATAGCTTCTTTGCCAGCGCCCCAAAATAAGGAATTCGATAAGGTGGTATCTCCACGAATATTTCCGGACTTTCTCCTTTCAATAAACGATTCATCAAAACCCCAATCACAAGCCAGACTAGAAATAGAGTTCCAAAAACAAGTATAAGTGCCTTTGCTCCGTATTTGCCCACCAAGCCAACAATCATGGCAACCTGGGCTATACAGGGAACAGTTATCGCCATAAGGGTAGCACTGATAAATCTTTCTCTTTCAGTCTCCATTACCCTTGTAGCTAAAGCGCCAGGGACATTACAACCCAGACCAAGAAGCATCGATATTATTCCCAGGCCGTGGAGTCCTACCTGGTGCATCATCTTATCTGCCAGAACGCCCAAGCGGGGGAGATAGCCAGAATCCTCAAAAAAACTTAACACTAAATAGAAAGCAAATACATAAGGAAGAACTGCGGCAAAAGGCACAAAGAGTCCTGTGGTGAGAATACCGAAGGATTCAAAAAATTCTATTTTCCCTTCAAATATCTTCCCGATCAATATATCGTGGATAAACCCACCAGAACCTAAAATGGAAGAAAGCTTCATCATAAGCGGCGCCCATAGTTTTTCAAATATTGGTTCAAAGACATAACCAATGAGTCCCTCTCCAATAAATCTAATAAGTTTGAAAGCAATATAGACGACTCCCAGAGCAACGGGAATCCCGGTGAAAGGTCTTATTGAGGCATCGGCTATTCTCTCTAAAAGAGTATGGTGGCGATGTGTTACTTTCTGGACACGCTCGATAATCTTTCCTATCTCATGCCACTTCTCTTCTTCTGGGTAATCGTAAGTCCTTGCTTTCGCCTCAAGTAATCTATCGACTAATTCTTTTATACCCTCACCAGTCACAGCACAGGTAGGAACAACAGGCACATTAAGAATTTTTTCCAGTTCTTCTACATCAATAGAAATACCCAAATGTTTCGTTTCATCCCAGAAATTCAAATCCACAATAACCGGAATATTTTTCTTTAGCAACTGCAAGGTAAGGTTCAGGTTCCGTTCAAGATTCGTGCCATCGACAATGTTGACCACAATACCGTTCTGGCTGACAATTGAATCTTGCAATATCTTTACCGCAATCTGTTCAGCCTTTGAGGTAGGCTCAAGAGAGTAGGTCCCCGGCACATCAATAACTTCTACTTTTTCATTACCAACCCTCATATACCCTTTACTGAATTCGACAGTAGTGCCCGGGTAGTTGGAAGAAATTACATTGACACCGGTCAG
Proteins encoded in this region:
- a CDS encoding ferrous iron transporter B, translated to MRKVLLMGSPNVGKSVVFSRLTGVNVISSNYPGTTVEFSKGYMRVGNEKVEVIDVPGTYSLEPTSKAEQIAVKILQDSIVSQNGIVVNIVDGTNLERNLNLTLQLLKKNIPVIVDLNFWDETKHLGISIDVEELEKILNVPVVPTCAVTGEGIKELVDRLLEAKARTYDYPEEEKWHEIGKIIERVQKVTHRHHTLLERIADASIRPFTGIPVALGVVYIAFKLIRFIGEGLIGYVFEPIFEKLWAPLMMKLSSILGSGGFIHDILIGKIFEGKIEFFESFGILTTGLFVPFAAVLPYVFAFYLVLSFFEDSGYLPRLGVLADKMMHQVGLHGLGIISMLLGLGCNVPGALATRVMETERERFISATLMAITVPCIAQVAMIVGLVGKYGAKALILVFGTLFLVWLVIGVLMNRLLKGESPEIFVEIPPYRIPYFGALAKKLWMRVKGFLKGAIPFMLLGVFIVNILYSLGIIDFISKLAGPVIKNILGLPAGAVASLLVGFLRKDVAVGMLVPLGLTLKQLVIASVVLAMYFPCAATFAVLVKELGVRDMAKSAV